From one Flavobacteriales bacterium genomic stretch:
- a CDS encoding tetratricopeptide repeat protein, which yields MIARSLLAALVALSTPIAAQPDLDSLYRIWQDPSRPDSIRVKAYLDRIWNGYLYSMPDSAIALAEALQDYAREHDYPMAAGSGYNIQGVAHANQSNYARAMECYEKALAIRREIGDRQGTALSLNNIGIVYSDQGDLPRALDYYTQALKIQEEIGNRRGMAMALNNIGLLINDQSEAERAMDHYERALAIYEELGDERGAAQTLGNLGIVLFGQKKYARALESYEKALVMQEELGDRYGQANALGNISLVHDELGDHTSALAYYEKALPIFEELADKEGIAASLNNMGSIYLKQGTKSLALKYCLEGLALAREIDVLAQQQSGCQCLYDAYKAIGDDAKALEYHEQMVVLKDSLFNEENTKKITQLEMQYEFDKKEAATQAEQEKKDAVAAQELSRQKVVRNGFMGGFVLVALFAVVFLTQRNRIGKEKKRSEELLLNILPEEVAEELKLKGEAEAKLIDQVTVLFTDFKGFTAMSERLSPKELVKDLHECFSAFDNICEKYGIEKIKTIGDAYMAAGGLPTPNTTHAMDVIEAALEMRDFIAEGKARKIAAGLPYFEIRIGIHTGPVVAGIVGVKKFSYDIWGDTVNTASRMESSGDVGQVNLSEATYEIVKHLPGLTFTPRGKVQAKGKGEMEMYFVERTELLKE from the coding sequence ATGATCGCCCGATCCCTGCTCGCAGCGTTGGTGGCGCTTTCCACACCGATCGCGGCCCAGCCCGATCTGGACTCCCTCTACCGCATCTGGCAAGATCCTTCCCGACCGGATTCCATCCGGGTGAAGGCCTACCTGGACCGTATCTGGAACGGCTACCTCTATTCCATGCCCGACAGTGCCATCGCATTGGCGGAAGCCCTGCAGGACTATGCGCGAGAGCACGATTATCCCATGGCTGCGGGTAGTGGTTACAACATCCAAGGGGTCGCGCATGCCAACCAAAGCAACTACGCGCGCGCTATGGAGTGCTACGAAAAGGCCCTGGCGATCAGGCGGGAGATCGGGGATCGGCAGGGCACCGCGTTGAGCCTGAACAACATCGGCATCGTGTACAGTGATCAGGGCGATCTTCCACGGGCTCTGGACTACTACACGCAGGCCTTGAAGATCCAGGAAGAGATCGGGAACCGGCGAGGCATGGCCATGGCCTTGAACAACATCGGCCTTCTGATCAACGACCAGAGCGAAGCGGAACGCGCAATGGATCACTACGAAAGGGCCCTGGCGATCTATGAAGAACTCGGGGATGAACGAGGCGCCGCGCAAACGCTGGGCAATCTCGGCATCGTTCTCTTTGGCCAGAAGAAATACGCCCGCGCTTTGGAGAGTTATGAGAAAGCACTGGTCATGCAGGAAGAACTCGGGGACAGGTATGGGCAGGCGAATGCTCTGGGCAACATCAGCCTTGTACACGACGAACTTGGTGATCACACCAGTGCGTTGGCATACTACGAAAAGGCCCTTCCGATCTTCGAAGAACTGGCCGACAAGGAGGGCATTGCGGCCAGCCTGAACAACATGGGTAGTATCTACCTGAAACAAGGCACGAAGAGCCTCGCCCTGAAGTATTGCCTTGAAGGTCTTGCACTGGCCAGGGAGATCGACGTTCTGGCGCAACAACAGAGCGGCTGTCAATGCCTGTACGACGCGTACAAGGCCATCGGTGATGATGCGAAGGCCTTGGAATACCATGAACAGATGGTCGTGCTCAAGGACAGTCTCTTCAATGAGGAGAACACCAAGAAGATCACGCAGCTGGAGATGCAGTACGAGTTCGACAAGAAGGAGGCTGCCACCCAGGCCGAACAGGAGAAGAAGGATGCCGTGGCCGCGCAGGAGTTGAGCCGGCAGAAGGTGGTACGCAACGGCTTCATGGGCGGCTTCGTGTTGGTGGCCTTGTTCGCTGTCGTGTTCCTCACGCAACGCAACCGCATCGGCAAGGAGAAGAAGCGCAGTGAGGAACTGCTGCTGAACATCCTACCGGAGGAAGTCGCGGAGGAGTTGAAGTTGAAGGGTGAAGCGGAGGCCAAGTTGATCGATCAGGTCACCGTGCTCTTTACCGACTTCAAAGGTTTCACGGCGATGAGCGAGAGGCTCAGCCCGAAGGAGCTGGTGAAGGACCTGCACGAATGCTTCAGCGCCTTCGACAACATCTGTGAGAAGTACGGCATCGAAAAGATCAAGACCATCGGCGATGCGTATATGGCCGCCGGTGGCCTGCCCACGCCGAACACCACCCACGCCATGGATGTGATCGAAGCCGCTCTAGAGATGCGCGACTTCATCGCTGAAGGCAAGGCACGGAAGATCGCGGCGGGGTTGCCCTACTTCGAGATCCGCATCGGCATCCACACCGGACCGGTCGTAGCGGGCATCGTGGGGGTGAAGAAGTTCAGCTATGACATTTGGGGCGACACGGTGAACACGGCATCACGGATGGAAAGCAGCGGCGATGTCGGGCAGGTGAACCTCAGCGAGGCGACCTATGAGATCGTGAAGCACTTGCCCGGTCTCACCTTCACCCCGCGCGGCAAGGTGCAGGCGAAGGGTAAGGGGGAGATGGAGATGTATTTTGTGGAACGAACCGAACTGTTAAAGGAATGA
- a CDS encoding tetratricopeptide repeat protein gives MKQRPVLLALLGPLLFAGAGEALAQDLDSLHAVWQDGSRSDSVRVDAFTDYIVEGFLFTEPDSALVLAGTLRSFGQDRSYPAADEIAFKLEGTAYVMLGDYSSATEKYMQGLKRSEASGNRNNSASFLNNLGIIYMDQGFFPRALEYFQKGLRIFEELDNKPNSANCLTNIGIIYYKLKDYPKALDYYDQASRYFEMLEDQGGVANILNNIANIHLDEGDLLRALDKHKESLAIKEKLNDVPGIANSYINIGDVHMELKDYPRAIEYFEMSLKLGRSSGDRDLISISLINIGDAYLAQGRLGRALDFCGEGLRMAEEIDALQEQMSGCACMYNAHKVRGDGDAALTYHERMIAVRDSIFNSENTKKLTELEMRYTFDKKEAATRAEQDKKDAIAAEELRRQKLVRNGFMGGFSLVAVFAVVFFIQRNRIGREKERSDELLLNILPEEVAEELKDTGSAKARHFDMATILFTDFKGFTQASEMMSPQELVEELNTCFMAFDGIITAHGIEKIKTIGDAYMCAGGLPDPSASTPAGVVHAALEMQAFMVARKKERDAQGKPAFTMRAGIHTGPVVAGIVGVKKFAYDIWGDTVNTASRMESSGEVGQVNISEATYALVQNEPGLTFTPRGKVQAKGKGEMEMYFVERT, from the coding sequence ATGAAACAAAGACCGGTCCTGCTTGCACTCCTTGGTCCCCTCCTGTTCGCTGGAGCAGGTGAGGCTTTGGCGCAGGACCTTGACTCCCTCCACGCGGTATGGCAGGACGGGTCCCGATCCGACTCCGTTCGGGTCGATGCCTTCACCGACTATATCGTGGAGGGATTCCTGTTCACCGAACCCGACAGCGCGTTGGTCCTGGCGGGCACGCTGCGCAGCTTTGGCCAAGATCGGTCCTACCCAGCAGCGGACGAGATCGCTTTCAAGCTCGAGGGGACAGCCTATGTGATGCTGGGCGATTATTCATCCGCTACGGAGAAGTACATGCAAGGTCTGAAGCGTTCGGAAGCAAGCGGGAACAGGAACAACAGTGCCAGCTTCTTGAACAATCTTGGTATCATTTACATGGACCAAGGGTTCTTCCCGAGGGCATTGGAGTACTTCCAGAAGGGGTTGAGGATATTCGAGGAGTTGGATAACAAGCCGAACAGTGCCAACTGCCTGACCAACATCGGCATCATCTATTACAAACTGAAGGACTACCCCAAGGCCCTTGACTACTACGATCAGGCCAGCCGCTACTTTGAAATGCTCGAAGACCAGGGTGGTGTTGCCAACATCCTGAACAACATCGCGAACATCCACCTCGACGAAGGAGACCTTCTAAGAGCGCTTGACAAGCACAAGGAAAGCCTGGCGATCAAGGAAAAGTTGAATGATGTGCCCGGCATCGCGAACAGCTATATCAATATTGGTGATGTGCACATGGAATTGAAGGACTATCCACGCGCCATCGAGTACTTCGAGATGAGCCTGAAGCTTGGTCGCTCATCCGGCGACAGGGATCTCATTTCGATTTCTCTGATCAACATAGGGGACGCCTACCTGGCGCAAGGACGACTTGGTCGGGCACTGGACTTTTGCGGTGAAGGACTCCGGATGGCCGAGGAGATCGATGCCTTGCAGGAACAGATGAGCGGATGTGCGTGCATGTACAATGCACATAAGGTTAGAGGCGATGGTGATGCGGCACTGACGTACCATGAAAGGATGATCGCAGTGCGTGACAGCATCTTCAATTCGGAGAACACCAAGAAGCTGACCGAGTTGGAGATGCGGTACACGTTCGACAAGAAGGAGGCGGCGACCCGGGCCGAGCAGGATAAGAAGGACGCTATCGCCGCTGAGGAACTCCGGCGGCAGAAACTCGTTCGCAACGGATTCATGGGGGGCTTCTCCTTGGTGGCCGTCTTTGCCGTGGTATTCTTCATCCAGCGCAATCGGATTGGCAGGGAAAAAGAGCGCAGCGATGAACTGCTGCTGAACATCCTGCCTGAGGAGGTTGCGGAGGAGTTGAAGGATACCGGCTCTGCCAAGGCCAGGCACTTCGACATGGCCACCATCCTGTTCACCGACTTCAAGGGCTTCACCCAGGCCAGCGAGATGATGTCACCCCAGGAGCTCGTAGAGGAGTTGAACACCTGTTTCATGGCGTTCGATGGTATCATCACCGCGCATGGCATCGAGAAGATCAAGACCATCGGTGATGCGTACATGTGCGCAGGCGGCCTGCCTGATCCTTCCGCATCCACACCGGCGGGGGTCGTGCACGCGGCATTGGAGATGCAGGCGTTCATGGTCGCACGGAAGAAGGAACGCGATGCGCAAGGCAAGCCCGCGTTCACCATGCGTGCAGGCATCCATACCGGTCCTGTTGTGGCCGGCATCGTGGGCGTGAAGAAGTTCGCCTACGACATCTGGGGCGACACGGTGAACACCGCCAGCCGCATGGAGAGCAGCGGCGAGGTGGGCCAAGTGAACATCAGCGAGGCGACGTATGCGCTAGTGCAGAACGAACCGGGCCTCACCTTCACCCCGCGTGGCAAAGTGCAGGCGAAGGGGAAGGGGGAGATGGAGATGTACTTCGTGGAGCGGACATAG
- a CDS encoding thioesterase family protein: MPNDASHYRARVALRWADIDANFHVRHTVFYDLGSEQRINFLAAHGVTMGYMQEQAFGPVLFREECRFLKEVRIEDAIDIEMAITGLSRDFRKFGFEHRILRGEERCTVLRVEGAWFNASTRRVFVPPQPVIDALEGAPRTEDFSWS, from the coding sequence ATGCCGAACGATGCATCCCACTACCGCGCGCGGGTCGCGCTGCGTTGGGCCGATATCGATGCCAACTTCCATGTGCGGCACACGGTGTTCTACGATCTTGGTTCGGAGCAGCGGATCAACTTCCTCGCGGCACATGGCGTCACCATGGGCTACATGCAGGAGCAGGCCTTCGGTCCGGTGCTTTTCCGGGAGGAATGCCGCTTCCTGAAGGAAGTGCGGATCGAGGACGCGATCGACATCGAAATGGCCATCACCGGTCTCAGCCGCGACTTCCGGAAGTTCGGGTTCGAGCATCGCATCCTGCGCGGCGAGGAGCGCTGTACCGTGCTGCGCGTGGAAGGAGCGTGGTTCAATGCTTCCACACGCAGGGTCTTCGTGCCGCCTCAACCAGTGATCGACGCCTTGGAGGGCGCGCCTCGCACGGAGGATTTCTCCTGGTCGTGA
- a CDS encoding DUF4062 domain-containing protein, which translates to MAIIKTPDQRVRVFISSTINELADERRAAREAITNLRLIPVFFEAGARPHPPRDLYSAYLDQSHIFLGIYWNSYGWVAPGAEISGLEDEYRLCGDRKPKLIYVKRSNERQERLHGLLQDIERSETACYQHFTDAEELRGLIENDLSVLMSESFENALFQQQQPTASATADQGHHRIDVLPRIRSEIIGREDDLQRVDDLLRKPDTSLVTLLGAGGTGKTTLSIHIGHRAKEHFNDGIAFVQLATVTDHRLVAAAIADVLDLQDSGKQALDDTLAEYLSDKQLLLILDNFEQITDAATLVGKLLDRCKDLKVLVTSRTSLHLRHERLYHLSTLGLPEVDAPVDYAKLQEWPATRLFVERALEVNPAMALDRDNAEAIIDICRRMDGLPLAIELAAARTRFFQPAALLARIGKTLDLVNKGHKDLPERQRTLRGAIEWSYRLLTEDTQRVFRQLGLFRGSWTMEAADAVLANEDVDIEEMVERLLDVSLIKPETLPGNAEPRFSMLQTVHEYALEMLDAAPEAEETRRRFAGYYLRLIMEMDGKLWLRNGDAWLDVIEHENANIREAFQDFCRWGEWEQAWRFIPNFMVYWINRGGFSEATQVNEASRIHDKGLWELPDINPRVKARALIWTANNHMFQFRMDQGFELLEAAARVAEANGDEASLGEAIGMAGCYGCYVGHTDAGEKIERGTAIVSKHGDKFMSCMMLLWSGEHYRQQGRMDIVLANLDRAERIAEEEGMIFILATSRLMRFGHQANESGCDWQRLAREARALYTLLPPKGYQSAKSSAKQVLSYALLRNNDPEAAAMALRQGLEHARHAGESETELNAVAAAAVLFAVQGDASKAIQLLGVLDATIEAAAYPLIGIQKVQYAHLKEAMGARLDGDQEQQWYADGKRMGLAEAIVLALHG; encoded by the coding sequence ATGGCCATCATCAAGACCCCCGACCAACGCGTACGCGTCTTCATCAGCAGCACGATCAACGAGCTCGCCGATGAACGCCGCGCTGCACGTGAAGCCATCACCAACCTGCGGCTGATCCCCGTTTTCTTTGAGGCCGGCGCGCGCCCCCATCCGCCGCGCGACCTGTACTCGGCTTACCTGGACCAAAGCCACATTTTCCTTGGTATCTATTGGAACAGCTACGGCTGGGTGGCGCCGGGCGCGGAGATCAGTGGATTGGAGGATGAGTACCGGCTCTGTGGGGACCGCAAGCCGAAGCTCATCTATGTGAAGAGGTCCAACGAGCGACAGGAGCGGCTGCATGGACTCTTGCAGGATATCGAGCGAAGCGAAACCGCCTGCTACCAGCATTTCACCGATGCCGAGGAACTCCGCGGCCTCATCGAGAACGACCTCTCGGTACTGATGTCGGAGAGTTTTGAGAACGCGCTCTTCCAACAACAACAGCCGACCGCGTCAGCGACAGCAGACCAGGGCCACCACCGCATCGACGTGCTGCCGCGCATCCGGTCGGAGATCATCGGTCGCGAGGACGACCTGCAACGCGTGGACGATCTGCTGCGGAAGCCGGACACGAGCCTCGTGACCTTGTTGGGTGCGGGCGGCACGGGCAAGACCACCCTGTCCATCCACATCGGTCATCGTGCGAAGGAGCACTTCAACGATGGCATCGCCTTCGTTCAGCTCGCTACGGTCACGGATCACCGACTGGTCGCGGCCGCGATCGCGGATGTGCTGGACCTGCAGGACAGCGGCAAACAGGCGCTGGATGACACCCTGGCGGAATACCTGAGCGACAAACAGCTGCTGCTGATCCTCGACAATTTCGAACAGATAACCGATGCGGCCACATTGGTGGGCAAGCTGCTGGACCGGTGCAAGGACCTGAAGGTGCTGGTGACCAGCCGCACATCGCTGCACCTGCGCCACGAGCGGCTGTACCACTTGTCCACGCTCGGCTTGCCAGAAGTAGATGCGCCCGTCGATTACGCCAAGCTCCAGGAATGGCCAGCCACCCGGCTCTTCGTGGAACGCGCACTGGAGGTGAACCCGGCCATGGCCCTTGATCGCGACAATGCCGAGGCCATCATCGATATCTGCCGTCGCATGGACGGCCTTCCGTTGGCCATCGAGCTCGCTGCCGCACGCACCCGCTTTTTCCAACCCGCCGCGCTGCTTGCGCGCATCGGCAAAACGCTGGACCTGGTGAACAAGGGCCACAAGGACCTGCCCGAGCGGCAACGCACGTTGCGTGGCGCCATCGAGTGGAGCTATCGGCTGCTCACGGAGGACACGCAGCGCGTGTTCCGGCAGCTGGGCCTCTTCCGCGGCAGCTGGACCATGGAGGCGGCTGATGCGGTGCTGGCCAATGAGGACGTGGACATCGAAGAGATGGTCGAGCGACTGCTGGATGTGAGCCTCATCAAGCCGGAGACGCTTCCGGGCAATGCGGAGCCACGTTTCAGCATGTTGCAGACCGTGCACGAGTACGCATTGGAGATGCTCGACGCGGCACCCGAGGCGGAGGAGACGAGGCGTCGTTTCGCGGGATACTACCTGAGGCTGATCATGGAGATGGACGGCAAGCTCTGGCTCCGCAACGGGGATGCATGGCTCGATGTGATCGAACATGAGAACGCGAACATCCGGGAGGCCTTCCAGGACTTCTGCCGATGGGGGGAATGGGAGCAGGCATGGCGCTTCATCCCGAATTTCATGGTGTACTGGATCAATCGCGGCGGTTTTTCTGAAGCAACCCAGGTCAATGAGGCATCACGGATCCACGACAAGGGCCTGTGGGAGTTGCCGGACATTAACCCGCGGGTGAAGGCGCGTGCCCTCATCTGGACCGCCAACAACCACATGTTCCAGTTCCGCATGGACCAGGGCTTCGAATTATTGGAAGCGGCCGCACGGGTCGCAGAGGCCAACGGTGATGAGGCTTCCTTGGGTGAAGCCATCGGCATGGCCGGCTGCTATGGTTGCTATGTGGGGCATACCGATGCCGGCGAGAAGATCGAGCGTGGAACGGCCATCGTGAGCAAGCACGGTGACAAGTTCATGAGCTGCATGATGCTGCTCTGGTCCGGCGAGCACTATCGCCAGCAGGGCCGGATGGACATCGTCCTGGCGAACCTGGACCGCGCCGAACGTATCGCGGAAGAAGAGGGCATGATCTTCATCCTCGCCACCAGCCGCCTCATGCGCTTCGGCCATCAAGCGAACGAATCCGGCTGTGACTGGCAGCGATTGGCGCGCGAGGCACGCGCCCTATACACCTTGCTGCCACCAAAGGGGTATCAATCGGCAAAATCGTCCGCCAAACAGGTATTGAGCTATGCGCTACTACGGAACAATGATCCCGAAGCGGCGGCCATGGCTCTCCGTCAAGGTCTGGAGCATGCCCGACATGCGGGAGAGAGCGAGACAGAGTTGAACGCCGTAGCCGCAGCTGCGGTCCTATTCGCGGTTCAGGGCGATGCCAGCAAGGCGATCCAACTATTGGGAGTACTGGACGCTACTATCGAAGCCGCGGCGTATCCGCTCATTGGGATACAGAAGGTGCAGTACGCGCACTTGAAGGAGGCGATGGGTGCGCGGCTCGATGGTGACCAGGAACAGCAGTGGTACGCCGACGGAAAGCGTATGGGCCTGGCGGAAGCGATCGTGCTGGCGCTGCACGGTTGA
- a CDS encoding response regulator transcription factor yields MIRIALADDQTLFRKGLAILLQEMPGVEVTLECAHGADLLKAIAVVPVDIVLLDLEMPVMDGKETMHRIRQDFKDLKVIVLSMHADERSIVQLMELGARGYVLKTAEPEEIENAIRSVAESGYYFSDRVSRLMLHGLVKDKKVKPTFSERDALTERELEVLQLICKELTTTEIAGKLFLSPRTVEGYRNNILLKTGARNTAGIVVYAMTKGLFTP; encoded by the coding sequence ATGATCCGGATCGCGCTCGCCGATGACCAGACCCTGTTCCGCAAGGGGCTGGCCATTCTGCTCCAGGAGATGCCCGGTGTGGAGGTGACCTTGGAATGTGCGCACGGAGCGGATCTCTTGAAGGCGATCGCCGTGGTGCCGGTCGATATCGTCCTGCTTGACCTGGAAATGCCGGTGATGGACGGCAAGGAGACCATGCACCGGATACGGCAGGACTTCAAGGACCTGAAGGTGATCGTGCTGAGCATGCATGCCGACGAGCGCTCCATTGTGCAACTGATGGAACTGGGTGCGCGTGGCTATGTGTTGAAGACCGCCGAGCCCGAAGAGATCGAGAACGCCATACGGTCCGTGGCCGAGAGCGGCTACTACTTCAGCGACAGGGTCTCCCGCCTCATGCTGCATGGCTTGGTGAAGGACAAGAAGGTGAAGCCCACCTTCAGCGAACGTGATGCGCTCACAGAGCGCGAGCTCGAGGTGCTCCAACTGATCTGCAAGGAGCTCACCACCACGGAGATCGCCGGCAAACTTTTCCTGAGCCCACGCACCGTGGAGGGCTATCGCAACAACATCCTGCTGAAGACCGGGGCACGGAACACGGCAGGGATCGTGGTGTATGCCATGACCAAAGGGCTCTTCACCCCATAG
- a CDS encoding response regulator yields the protein MRWLVPFLLLLACTSAAHPADSLLAEAGKPGLRSEHRVRIWHSLLRDRSVPAAALLDDPQARRVLADTAAGDGWSWLLLADLHIQRSAFAPAIAASQRAMGIFKASGDEVALAMATMDLASVRSLSGDQHASMRAYFDALSILQRTGPAEEEAQALLGLAFIFRYQEDLDKALEMYRKAGEVGRSVNDPMLMVDAMRGEAGILLERERLDSAAVLYEQALALSTRSGNQRRMMVIHVELANIRIKLNDLDGAHDLLHDALTAFEEARNATWTSYTLARLSEVAHKQGDNAAALAYGQRGLALAKEKGLMKESLDNLFILPEVCAALGRYTEALDHSLAFETLHDSMRNDATATEMARLEMQQEQVRDSLLRVEKHGRERVVFEASVTRTRTRRNIFLFLGLAALALAGGLWSRLRHSRRLGLELAAGNALIEQEVARAERSEKVKEQFLANMSHEIRTPMNAIIGLTAMLRRGERLPGQDRYLDAIAQSSSNLLVILNDVLDLGKLEAGKVELERVAMDPRTVLGNVLDILRFKAEEKGLKLELRCSPEVPSHVIGDPTRLNQIMLNLVGNAIKFTEKGGVTIAVSVLFNEHNGVAEAGMDPITLRFSVRDTGIGIRQERINEIFEEFTQAYSDTTRKFGGTGLGLTITKRLIELQGGTVSVESTPEQGSTFTVEIPYAKVVGIAAVDGREAAAPVISLEGKRILLVEDNEFNVMVAQDELQDAIPGVHIDVASNGRIAVEKASTGTYDAILMDIQMPEMNGFEATGAIRALPGDRGRVPIVAMTANVLKSEVDRCMAVGMNAFVPKPFERKDLLEKLASAIMNGPRGS from the coding sequence ATGAGATGGTTGGTGCCCTTCCTGTTGCTGCTCGCCTGTACTTCGGCGGCACATCCTGCTGACAGCTTGCTGGCCGAGGCCGGGAAGCCAGGGTTGAGGTCCGAGCACCGCGTCCGGATCTGGCACTCCCTGCTCCGCGATCGGTCGGTACCCGCAGCCGCGTTGCTCGACGATCCACAGGCCCGCCGCGTGCTGGCCGATACCGCTGCCGGGGACGGTTGGTCCTGGCTGCTGCTGGCCGACCTGCACATCCAGCGATCCGCCTTCGCACCGGCCATCGCGGCCTCGCAGCGGGCCATGGGGATCTTCAAGGCCAGCGGTGATGAAGTGGCGCTCGCCATGGCCACCATGGACCTGGCCTCGGTGCGCTCGCTCAGCGGCGACCAGCATGCGTCCATGCGCGCCTACTTCGACGCCTTGTCGATCCTGCAACGCACGGGGCCCGCGGAGGAGGAAGCTCAGGCCTTGCTCGGGCTGGCCTTCATTTTCCGGTACCAGGAGGATCTTGACAAAGCCCTTGAGATGTACCGGAAGGCTGGTGAGGTCGGCCGGTCCGTGAATGACCCGATGCTCATGGTCGATGCGATGCGCGGCGAGGCCGGGATCCTGCTGGAGCGCGAGCGCTTGGACTCCGCAGCGGTCCTGTACGAGCAGGCGCTCGCGCTCAGTACGCGCTCGGGGAACCAGCGGCGCATGATGGTGATCCATGTCGAACTGGCGAACATCCGCATCAAGCTGAACGACCTGGATGGTGCGCACGATCTGCTCCATGATGCGCTCACTGCGTTCGAGGAAGCGCGGAACGCCACTTGGACGAGTTACACGCTGGCGCGCTTGTCGGAAGTCGCGCACAAGCAGGGGGACAACGCCGCAGCCCTTGCCTACGGTCAGCGTGGGCTGGCATTGGCGAAGGAGAAGGGATTGATGAAGGAATCACTGGACAACCTGTTCATCCTGCCGGAAGTGTGCGCGGCACTGGGCCGGTACACGGAGGCCCTAGATCATTCCCTCGCGTTCGAGACCCTCCACGACAGCATGCGCAACGATGCCACCGCGACGGAGATGGCCCGGTTGGAGATGCAGCAGGAGCAGGTGCGCGACAGCCTGCTGCGGGTCGAGAAGCATGGCCGGGAACGGGTGGTGTTCGAGGCCAGTGTCACGAGGACGCGCACCCGGCGGAACATTTTCCTCTTCTTGGGGCTGGCGGCCCTGGCATTGGCGGGCGGGCTCTGGAGCCGGCTCCGCCACTCCCGCAGATTGGGCCTTGAGCTCGCCGCCGGCAACGCCCTGATCGAGCAGGAGGTCGCGCGTGCCGAGCGCTCGGAGAAGGTCAAGGAGCAGTTCCTGGCCAACATGAGCCACGAGATCCGCACGCCGATGAACGCCATCATCGGGCTCACCGCGATGCTGCGGCGCGGCGAACGCCTGCCGGGCCAGGACCGCTATCTGGATGCCATCGCGCAGAGCTCCAGCAACCTGCTGGTGATCCTCAACGATGTCCTCGACCTCGGCAAGCTCGAAGCCGGCAAGGTGGAATTGGAACGTGTGGCCATGGATCCACGCACGGTACTGGGGAACGTGCTCGACATCCTTCGGTTCAAGGCCGAGGAGAAAGGCCTGAAGCTGGAGTTGCGCTGCAGCCCGGAGGTCCCTTCGCACGTCATCGGCGATCCCACACGGCTCAACCAGATCATGCTCAACCTGGTGGGCAACGCCATCAAGTTCACCGAGAAAGGCGGTGTGACCATCGCGGTGAGCGTGCTCTTCAACGAGCACAACGGCGTGGCTGAGGCTGGAATGGATCCGATCACCCTCCGCTTCAGCGTGCGTGATACGGGCATCGGCATCCGCCAAGAGCGCATCAACGAGATCTTCGAGGAGTTCACACAGGCGTACAGCGACACCACAAGGAAGTTCGGCGGCACCGGGCTGGGCCTCACCATTACCAAGCGCCTGATCGAATTGCAGGGCGGGACGGTGAGCGTGGAAAGCACGCCGGAGCAGGGCTCCACATTCACCGTGGAGATTCCGTACGCCAAGGTGGTCGGGATCGCAGCGGTCGATGGGCGTGAAGCCGCCGCACCCGTGATCTCGCTTGAGGGAAAGAGGATCCTGCTCGTCGAGGACAATGAGTTCAATGTGATGGTGGCGCAGGACGAATTGCAGGACGCGATCCCCGGGGTGCATATCGATGTGGCTTCCAACGGCCGCATCGCCGTGGAGAAGGCCTCCACCGGAACATACGATGCGATCCTGATGGACATCCAGATGCCGGAGATGAACGGGTTCGAGGCCACCGGGGCGATCCGCGCGCTGCCCGGCGATCGGGGACGCGTGCCGATCGTGGCCATGACCGCCAATGTGCTGAAGAGCGAGGTGGACCGCTGCATGGCCGTTGGCATGAACGCGTTCGTGCCGAAACCCTTCGAGCGCAAGGACCTCCTGGAGAAACTGGCCTCAGCGATCATGAACGGACCGCGTGGATCATGA